The following are encoded in a window of Arachis duranensis cultivar V14167 unplaced genomic scaffold, aradu.V14167.gnm2.J7QH unplaced_Scaffold_157499, whole genome shotgun sequence genomic DNA:
- the LOC107472181 gene encoding uncharacterized protein LOC107472181 codes for MAGIMKKYGIIHKVATTCHPQTNGKAEVSNQKIKRIVEKVVKPHRKDWSSKLGDALCAYRMAYKMPIGMSPFRLVYRKACHLSVEIEHKAYWTVKDCNTGYGVGVKRKIQLVELENLRLEAYENSRLYKEKMKAVHDQNIRMREFKAGELVLLYNSRLRLMPEKLRSSWEGSYRVEKDKPYGVYHLRHASSPNIFKVIGLRLKLYHG; via the coding sequence ATGGCAGGTATAATGAAGAAGTATGGCATCATACATAAAGTGGCCACAACATGCCACCCCCAAACAAATGGCAAAGCCGAGGTCTCCAATCAGAAAATCAAGCGCATAGTGGAAAAGGTTGTAAAGCCTCATAGGAAAGATTGGAGTTCTAAGCTCGGCGATGCGCTTTGCGCTTACCGGATGGCATATAAAATGCCAATTGGTATGAGCCCATTCCGGTTGGTCTATAGGAAGGCTTGCCATCTCTCGGTGGAGATAGAGCATAAGGCGTATTGGACTGTAAAAGATTGCAACACAGGATATGGGGTTGGAGTCAAAAGGAAGATACAATTGGTGGAGCTTGAGAATCTTCGATTGGAAGCCTATGAGAATTCAAGGCTttacaaggagaagatgaaaGCGGTGCATGATCAAAACATAAGAATGAGAGAGTTTAAAGCCGGAGAACTAGTTCTCCTCTATAACTCTAGGTTAAGGTTGATGCCCGAAAAGTTAAGATCAAGCTGGGAAGGCTCTTATAGAGTAGAGAAGGACAAACCATATGGGGTCTACCACCTAAGGCACGCTTCAAGCCCCAACATCTTCAAAGTTATTGGTCTTCGTCTAAAGCTATACCATGGATAG